One Cucumis sativus cultivar 9930 chromosome 1, Cucumber_9930_V3, whole genome shotgun sequence DNA segment encodes these proteins:
- the LOC101221315 gene encoding E3 ubiquitin-protein ligase arih1, which yields MEHREIFGRGSSHGPAEEDDVEDFRSCCEDHEVWKETEDAVEEESEEDLDEFSVKMFFKGVSIAEIGDSASGLSGIGVLMEKSGKIPFVQVQKKLDFYVDELVADYLALMDGLVEAMQNDVRCIRAFTSSDLLYKQITNHEEPEIPLLVALKERILEHASNFESFSLSLSSGADLQQPFHLAKVAIGVLSCPQKGDKSVENCSICCDNKPSAMMVALKCCHKFCSQCMKTYVDGKVDASQVPIRCPQLRCKYYITSNEFKSFLPLTLYESLENTLAEANIHADRIYCPFPNCSVLLDPSECLSARASSSSQSENSCIECPVCQRFICVECQVPWHSSVSCEEFQNIPLEERDTADITLHRLAQNKRWRRCQECHRMIELTQGCFHMTCWCGHEFCYSCGVEYQDGQQTCQCAFWDEDNSENLVTHSVQESEQWAWETFNSLPMIMDAYSEQERSQLALIQRFLAGGFSLSDHQPCQSPPRCTDSYVDTMKDIHQLPWLERFVSVISDSYYEDYVQ from the exons ATGGAGCATCGTGAGATTTTTGGTCGTGGTTCTTCTCATGGTCCAGCTGAGGAAGATGATGTTGAAGATTTTCGAAGTTGTTGTGAAGATCACGAAGTGTGGAAAGAGACTGAAGATGCAGTAGAAGAAGAGTCTGAGGAGGATCTTGATGAGTTTTCTGTGAAAATGTTCTTTAAGGGCGTTTCAATAGCTGAGATTGGGGACTCTGCTTCTGGTCTTTCTGGTATTGGAGTATTAATGGAAAAATCAGGGAAAATCCCTTTTGTTCAGGTTCAgaaaaaacttgatttttatGTTGACGAGTTAGTTGCTGACTATCTAGCTCTAATGGATGGTCTGGTGGAGGCCATGCAGAATGATGTCCGCTGTATTCGAGCTTTCACCAGCTCTGATCTGTTATATAAACAG ATAACAAATCACGAGGAGCCTGAAATTCCACTTCTTGTAGCTCTGAAAGAAAGGATTCTGGAACATGCTAGCAATTTTGAATCCTTTTCCCTGAGCCTTTCTTCAGGTGCTGATCTTCAGCAGCCATTTCATCTTGCCAAAGTGGCTATTGGTGTTCTTTCTTGTCCACAAAAAGGAGATAAATCAGTTGAAAATTGTTCTATTTGTTGTGACAATAAACCATCTGCTATGATGGTTGCATTGAAGTGTTGTCACAAGTTCTGCTCGCAATGTATGAAGACATATGTTGATGGAAAAGTAGATGCATCTCAAGTTCCTATCAGATGCCCTCAGTTGAGATGCAAGTATTACATCACAAGCAATGAGTTCAAATCTTTTCTTCCCCTGACTTTATATGAATCATTAGAGAATACCTTAGCAGAAGCAAATATTCATGCAGATAGAATTTACTGCCCTTTTCCAAATTGCTCTGTCTTGTTAGACCCCAGCGAATGTTTGTCAGCTAGGGCAAGTTCATCAAGTCAATCAGAAAATAGCTGCATTGAGTGTCCAGTTTGTCAGAGATTTATCTGTGTTGAATGTCAAGTTCCTTGGCATTCATCAGTGAGCTGCGAAGAATTTCAGAACATCCCATTAGAGGAGAGAGACACTGCAGATATTACCTTACATCGTCTTGCACAAAACAAAAGGTGGAGGCGTTGTCAGGAGTGTCATAGGATGATTGAATTAACTCAGGGTTGCTTTCATATGACATGCTG GTGTGGGCATGAATTCTGCTATTCTTGTGGTGTTGAGTATCAAGATGGGCAACAGACCTGCCAATGCGCCTTTTGGGACGAAGACAATTCTGAGAACCTGGTCACCCACTCTGTCCAAGAATCTGAGCAGTGGGCATGGGAGACTTTTAATTCCCTCCCCATGATAATGGATGCATACTCAGAGCAAGAGAGGTCACAATTGGCACTAATTCAACGATTCCTCGCTGGGGGATTTAGTCTGAGCGACCACCAACCATGTCAGTCTCCACCACGATGTACAGACTCTTATGTCGACACTATGAAGGACATACACCAGCTTCCTTGGCTCGAAAGGTTTGTTTCTGTTATAAGCGATAGCTACTATGAAGATTATGTACAATGA
- the LOC101207020 gene encoding O-fucosyltransferase 23, translated as MEVSSNGQRSIYCLHILNPRISKCLATLLFLLIVRVILFPTISSFGRIEENGLVVVRNLSPLYGSDFGIRVDKFLEVPQIVWGLNNQKIAFARACLTARMLNRTLLMPSLSASLFYKEVERLEPIFFDKIFQFEEFNSRCNGFVRLGRYMDISNQTKPIELLKGSGRKWTIERDLEQLEEYSKEPFDQSEVITIVGKNPFLWHDHWPVKDYAKIFECLVLVDEIEKEVDKVISRIREVGSKVRSKFDSDATVVKSENSLQPMPYVAVHMRIEIDWMIHCKKLEQRSRINQICSSKEEIMNRVGNILEMKVPTVVYLAVADSLLNDSSILKGWKEGLLPFEKKKLGIDKIYKKYPYLIQSAIDYEVCLRADVFVGNSFSTFSSLVVLGRTQKLMKTDVVDLCDTNLSWPSYAYNILGDSNGPRKWISNMSDISLKNISYGSNDTSCR; from the coding sequence ATGGAAGTATCATCGAATGGTCAACGCTCAATATATTGTCTTCATATTCTCAATCCAAGAATTTCCAAATGCCTTGCCACATTACTTTTTCTATTGATTGTTAGAGTTATTTTATTCCCGACGATCTCAAGTTTTGGTCGGATCGAAGAGAATGGCTTAGTAGTCGTGCGTAATCTGTCTCCGTTGTATGGTTCCGATTTTGGTATTCGTGTTGACAAGTTTTTGGAGGTTCCTCAGATTGTTTGGGgtttaaacaatcaaaagaTAGCATTTGCAAGAGCTTGTTTAACTGCAAGAATGTTGAACCGAACTCTTTTGATGCCTAGTCTAAGTGCCTCTCTCTTCTATAAAGAAGTTGAGCGTTTGGAACCAATATTCTTTGACAAGATCTTTCAATTTGAAGAGTTCAATTCTCGCTGTAATGGATTTGTTCGACTGGGTCGTTATATGGACATCTCAAATCAAACGAAACCGATTGAACTTTTGAAAGGAAGTGGAAGAAAGTGGACGATTGAGAGGGATTTGGAACAATTGGAGGAGTATAGCAAGGAACCATTTGATCAGTCAGAGGTGATTACAATAGTTGGTAAGAATCCATTTTTATGGCATGACCACTGGCCTGTAAAGGACTATGCAAAGATTTTTGAGTGCTTGGTTTTGGTTGACGAGATAGAGAAAGAAGTAGATAAAGTGATTTCCCGGATTAGAGAAGTAGGGTCAAAAGTAAGAAGCAAATTCGACTCCGATGCTACAGTTGTTAAATCTGAGAACTCGTTGCAACCAATGCCATATGTTGCAGTCCACATGAGAATAGAAATAGATTGGATGATTCATTGTAAGAAGTTAGAGCAGAGATCTAGAATAAACCAAATTTGTAGTAGCAAGGAGGAGATAATGAATAGGGTAGGGAACATATTGGAAATGAAAGTGCCAACCGTGGTTTATCTTGCGGTTGCAGATAGTTTGCTTAACGATTCGTCTATTTTGAAAGGTTGGAAAGAAGGGTTGCTAccttttgaaaagaagaaattaggcATTGATAAGATCTACAAGAAGTATCCTTACCTCATACAATCAGCAATCGACTACGAAGTTTGCTTAAGGGCTGACGTGTTTGTTGGAAACAGTTTCTCTACATTTTCGAGTCTTGTAGTTCTGGGGAGGACACAAAAGCTAATGAAAACGGATGTTGTAGACCTTTGTGATACAAATTTAAGTTGGCCTTCTTATGCTTATAACATATTAGGAGATTCAAATGGCCCTCGGAAATGGATATCTAATATGTCTGATATAAGCCTCAAGAACATTAGCTATGGTTCCAATGATACCTCTTGTCGATAG